A region of Lycium barbarum isolate Lr01 chromosome 3, ASM1917538v2, whole genome shotgun sequence DNA encodes the following proteins:
- the LOC132631418 gene encoding uncharacterized protein LOC132631418 produces MNLNRVIYEIHMNIYMLCKVQFPGLNIPSRWHQITPFFEGYKPTVICKVIKWMRPASGVYKCNTDGAANGNPGPSSAAFCIRNENGDLVYAAAKTLVDSSNIVVEAIRMGLMYCVDKQLFPLTIETDSMTMKMIINVEWKIPWSISMLVDDIKRYSSVS; encoded by the exons atgaatctgaatagagtgATATATGAAATACATATGAACATTTACATGTTATGTAAAGTTCAGTTTCCTGGGCTGAATATTCCATCTAGATGGCATCAGATTACTCCGTTTTTTGAAGGGTATAAGCCAACTGTTATCTGCAAAGTTATTAAATGGATGAGACCTGCATCTGGAGTCTacaagtgtaatactgatggagctgcTAACGGAAATCCAGGACCAAGTTCTGCTGCATTTTGCATCAGAAATGAAAATGGTGATTTGGTGTATGCAGCTGCTAAAACTCTAGTTGATAGCTCAAATATAGTTGTTGAGGCTATTAGAATGGGATTGATGTACTGTGTGGATAAGCAACTCTTTCCATTGACTATAGAGACtgattccatgaccatgaagaTGATTATCAATGTTGAATGGAAGATCCCTTGGAGCATTTCAATGTTGGTGGATGATATCAAAAG gtacagttcagtttcataa